The Brumimicrobium sp. genomic interval GGGAATCCACTTCCGAAAAATGACATTGAAGTAAAAGGTGATTTTGACAATCCGGACAACTTTGAATTTGTTTATGAAATTGGAATGGCTCCGAAGCTAGATATTAAATTAACTGCAAAAAACAAATATCCATACACAAAAGTAAAAGTGGATAAGAAACTTATCGACCAGCAAATTGAAGATCTTACTAGACGTTATGGAAAATTAGTTAGTTCTGAAACTGTGGGAGAAAAAGACATGATCATGGGGCAGTTTGTAGAATTAACGGATAAAGGAGAAATTAAAGAAGGTGGAGTTATGAATAATTCTACTGTTACTATGGAGTTTATCGATAAGAAAGCCCAAAAAGAATTATTAGGAAAGAAAGTAGGAGATAAAATTGTGATCGATCCTATGTTGATGGCTCGAGATAATCATGATGCCCATCACATGTTAAATATACCAGAGTCTGATATTCCAAATATTTCCAAAAAATTCCAATTTACAATCAATGAAGTAAAAGTGATGCAGCCTGCGGAAATGAATCAAGATTTATTTGATAAATTGTTCGGCAAAGACCAAATTACTTCAGAAAAAGATTTACGCGATAAATTAAAAGAGGATTTAACTAAGATGTTTGAAAAAGATAGTGAACGTATCTTAGTAAGACGAATTTCTGCTGATTTATTGAAGAAAACAGATGTTCAATTACCAAACGAATTCTTAAAAAGATGGATTATCGCTTCACAAGAAACTCCAATTACTATGGAGGAGGTGAATAGTGATTATGAAAACTATACAAGAAGTTTGAAATGGCAATTAATTCAGAATAACATTTTCAAAGCCAATGAAATTAAAATTGGTCATGAGGAGGCTATTCACTATACCAAAGGCTTATTAGCAAATCAATATGCACAGTACGGCATGCCAATTCCTGAGGATAAAGAGTTAGCACATTCAGCTCATCATGTATTGGAGAATCAAAAAGAAGCTCAACAAATCTATGATATGATTGGTGAGGATAAATTGATTAACTTCTTTAAAGAAACTGTGAAGTTAGATGAGAATGAAGTAGATTATGAAGAGTTTGTAAAAATAGCTCAAGATAAAGAAGCTTAGAATTTGATAATTTTAACGATATAATCCTCGAGGTTTCTCGGGGATTTTTTATATTCGAATGTTAAATAGAATAATAGTATGATAGTAGTTACAGGTGCCGCTGGTTTTATTGGAAGTTGTTTAGTAAGTCGTTTAAATGCAGAAGGGTTTAACCAAATCGTGGTAGTGGATAAGTTCTTAAATGACTTAAAAGCACATAATTTAGTAGGGAAGGAATATGTGGAAAAGGTGGATAGAGATATTTTTAAAGATTGGTTAAAAGAACACGGGAAAGATGTTCAGTTTATCTTTCATATCGGTGCGCGCACAGATACTACTGAATTCAATAAAGCCATCTTTGATGAACTAAATCTCAACTATTCTAAGGATGTTTGGAATTTGGCTACTCTACATAGAATACCATTAGTATATGCTAGTTCTGCTGCTACTTATGGATTGGGAGAATATGGATATATAGATAGTCACGATGTTGTTGAAAATTTAAAACCATTGAATCCTTATGGAGAATCCAAAAATGATTTTGATAAGTGGGTACTTAAGCAAACAGCAACTCCTCCATTTTGGGCAGGATTAAAATTTTTCAATGTATTTGGTCCAAATGAATACCATAAAGGAAGAATGGCTTCGGTGATTTTTCATGCTTATCGTCAGATTTTACATACAGATAAGATGAAATTATTTAGATCGCATAACCCTGCATATAGCGATGGAGGACAAACACGTGATTTTATCTATGTAAAAGACTTGTTGAATATATGTATTTTCTTGTATAAGAATCAGCCAGAAAGTGGGTTATATAATGTTGGAACGGGAAATGCACGAACATTTAACGATTTGGTAATAGCCGTATTTAAAGCGCTCAACAAAAAAATAGATATTGAATATATTGATACTCCGATAGATATTCGAGATAAATATCAGTATTTTACAGAAGCATCCACTGATAAATTATTGGCAGCTGGATATCAAGATGGTTTTTGTACTTTAGAGCAAGGAGTTACAGAATACGTAAAAGAGTTTTTAATGGACGGTAAGTTTTATTAAATCATTTATCTGCTATCTTTTTCTTTTGAAATTTTTGCTGAAATACTATAAAAATAATCGCCGAACAATATATTGGTATAGAGGCCTTATCTGTATCTAAATAGTTGTTGATGAGTCCATGGAAGAAGTAGGAACTATTTGCTAAAACAAGCGCTAAAATCAAATAATATAAATCTTTTTCTTCTGGGAAGTTTCTTTTCAGGTTGATTAATAGTTTAATCCCTATTGTAAATAAAGATGTCACAAAGAATATAATAGCAAGCATTCCAATTAAGCCCATTTCTGCTAAGGGGCCTAAGAATTCGGAATGCGCATTTCCATTATCACCAAAGTTAGTAGAGATGATAGTTAAATTTTCGGGTCTTTGGTAGGGAGCATACTCAAATGCATAAGTGGCTGGACCAAATCCGAAGATTGGTTTTTCCTGATACATAAGGTAGGCTGCTTCCCAACGGTTTATTCGCTCAAGGTTTGAGGCGTCTGAGGTGAAATTAGCAGAAGATTGAATGCGTTCCTCAAAATTTGTAGTAGTATGCTCATATTTATTCTTAGAAAGAGCTATTTCTATTTCGTGCCATGAACTAACTAATACAGAAATAATAAGTAAGAGAATGACAAGAAGGTATCTGAATTTAATTCTAAAACGAATTAGTAACCAAACTCCTAAGGCAAAAATCACACTTAACCAAGCAGCTCTGGTATAACTGA includes:
- the rfaD gene encoding ADP-glyceromanno-heptose 6-epimerase, which produces MIVVTGAAGFIGSCLVSRLNAEGFNQIVVVDKFLNDLKAHNLVGKEYVEKVDRDIFKDWLKEHGKDVQFIFHIGARTDTTEFNKAIFDELNLNYSKDVWNLATLHRIPLVYASSAATYGLGEYGYIDSHDVVENLKPLNPYGESKNDFDKWVLKQTATPPFWAGLKFFNVFGPNEYHKGRMASVIFHAYRQILHTDKMKLFRSHNPAYSDGGQTRDFIYVKDLLNICIFLYKNQPESGLYNVGTGNARTFNDLVIAVFKALNKKIDIEYIDTPIDIRDKYQYFTEASTDKLLAAGYQDGFCTLEQGVTEYVKEFLMDGKFY
- the tig gene encoding trigger factor, whose translation is MKVVKENIDDLNALLTVTVEKKDYQEKVDKALNDYRKKANIPGFRKGMVPMGMIKKQYGKSLLADELNRLVGESLYKYIEDEKLDILGNPLPKNDIEVKGDFDNPDNFEFVYEIGMAPKLDIKLTAKNKYPYTKVKVDKKLIDQQIEDLTRRYGKLVSSETVGEKDMIMGQFVELTDKGEIKEGGVMNNSTVTMEFIDKKAQKELLGKKVGDKIVIDPMLMARDNHDAHHMLNIPESDIPNISKKFQFTINEVKVMQPAEMNQDLFDKLFGKDQITSEKDLRDKLKEDLTKMFEKDSERILVRRISADLLKKTDVQLPNEFLKRWIIASQETPITMEEVNSDYENYTRSLKWQLIQNNIFKANEIKIGHEEAIHYTKGLLANQYAQYGMPIPEDKELAHSAHHVLENQKEAQQIYDMIGEDKLINFFKETVKLDENEVDYEEFVKIAQDKEA